The window GGCAAAACTCATCTTTCTCGTTAATTCGCCAGACCGGAACCAGACACCGCGCCCCAATCCCGGACTGAACAACCGGCCTTAACCTTGAGTTTTATCCTGTTCGGCGGGGTTTGGTGCCGACCTCGTGGTGGGCGGGTCGCTGGTAGGGCTGGCCTGTGACGAGGACTCTTCCCACGTTGTGGCGTGCTGCGGGGTGCCGGTTCTTCGATCCGGGTGGCCGTCCGGGGCCGGGGCGGGCGGGTTTGGGTGCACCGGCTGGTGAACCAGTGGCGGTTCGGATGTTCCTGAACCCGCGTCGGACCCGGGCGGGGGTGAGTCGTTCGGGTGGGGTCGGCTTCTCCCAGGGATGCCGGAGGTCCTGTGCGAGCGGCCGGGCGAGATTGAGCTGGGTGTGGGCGGCAACCAGGAGCCATGTCCACCGGTCTGCGGCCTCGGGGCTGCGGAGCTTGGGGCGGGTCCAGCCCAGGGTCTGCTTCCAGAAGCGGAATGTGTGCTCGACGTCGAACCTTCGCAGGAAGGCCTGCCAGCAGCGGTCGACGTCAGCCGCGGTGGCGCCGGTCCTGGACCACCACAGCCACACCGGCTTCGGGTCTCCGCCCGAGGGCAGGTGCCCGACCTTCAGGCGGATGACGGTGCCCTCGATGACGGGCAGCTCGGCAGAATGGTCGATCCAGGCCGCCCGGCGGGTCAGCCGAGGATGGAGCCGGTCCCACGCTTGCGCGGTCGCTTTCCCGTAGCGGCGGGTGTCGGTGACGGTGACCGCCTGCTCGCCGCCCCAGGTGTCCGGCCGGCCGAAGACGAACTCGCCTCCGTGCCTGGGCGGGCGTCCGCCGGCGGGGTGGTCCCGGTGGAATTCCTCGCGGGAGGGCGCCGGCCGGCGCATCACCCGGTCCGATCGCGTCCGGCCCAGGATCTCGAGGGGCAGGTCGGCCAGCAGGTGGGCCAGGCGCGGAGCGTCATAGCCCGCGTCGACCACGATCATGATGTCGGGATCGCCCTCCCGCCACTGGCCCGCTTCGACGAGGCGATCGACGACCTCTCTGATCTGGGCGGTGGTAACCGCGGCGACGTCGGCGCCCGGCTCGATCCGGATCGCGTCCAGCACGGCGGTCCACGAGGTCCGGCCCGTCTCCAGAGCGGCCACGATCTGGTAGGGCCAGCCCGGGATCATCAGATGCTTGTTGTCGCCGTACCCGTAGGTATGGCAAAAGCACCGCTCAGGGGCGGTGTCCGCATCCGGCCGCAACCACGGCGAGACATCGACGGCCAGGACCAGACGGCCGTCGGCCGCCTTCGGCAGCGGGACAGAGACCAGGGCCCTCCGTAACCGGCCCACATCCAGTCGCCCATGATTCAGCCCGGCATACAGGGCTCCATGGCCACGCCGGTGCTCCGGCGCAAGTGCCAGACCGACCAGCGTCTTCACCGGACCGTCCGCACACAGCACCGCGTCGGTCAACTCGAACAGTGCGTCGCCACGGGCCGTCATCGACGCGTACAACTCCGTCCGGAAGCGTGACAACACCCCGAACGGCTCCCGCTGGACATCGTGATACAGCAGACTCACCCCTACGGCCTTCGGCTGATTTCGTGCCTCTGTGACGGAGCACAGGATCAGACGAAGGCCGCCCTGCCGTACGGGAGTTACCACCACGAGTGGTCAAGTTCGAAGAACGATTCGACCCTCGAGGATAAAACTCAAGTTAACTGCCTGTTTCTCAACCGCAGGCACGAACTGACGCAGGTCAACGCTTTGACGGTTCCGGCGGATCTGCCGGAACCGTCAAAGGGCTTGTAGCGCGGGGGTTGTTGGGCCAGGTTCAGGCGCCGGTTTCGAGGATGCGCTTGAGGGTAGCGAGCTCGGAATCGACCAGGGCGACCTGCTCGTCGAAGAAGGCGTCGGTGAAGGCCGGGGGCTGGAAGAAGGTGATCATGAATTCGGAGCCGGTGCTGTTGGCGACGACGCGGGCGGGGACCTGCCAGGATGCCTGGTCCTCGACGTAGTCGTGGTCGAGGATTCCGAGTTCTACGTTTCCGCGGATGCGGAGCCTGGCGGGGCCGTGCGGGGTGGCCATCAGCCACCAGTCCGGGTCGTCGGTGGGCTCGATCGCCTTGACGTTGACTATCGCCCAGGCGGGCCAGTTGGCCGCGTTGGCGAGGAAGGCGAAGAC of the Streptomyces sp. NBC_01264 genome contains:
- a CDS encoding NF041680 family putative transposase, with protein sequence MSLLYHDVQREPFGVLSRFRTELYASMTARGDALFELTDAVLCADGPVKTLVGLALAPEHRRGHGALYAGLNHGRLDVGRLRRALVSVPLPKAADGRLVLAVDVSPWLRPDADTAPERCFCHTYGYGDNKHLMIPGWPYQIVAALETGRTSWTAVLDAIRIEPGADVAAVTTAQIREVVDRLVEAGQWREGDPDIMIVVDAGYDAPRLAHLLADLPLEILGRTRSDRVMRRPAPSREEFHRDHPAGGRPPRHGGEFVFGRPDTWGGEQAVTVTDTRRYGKATAQAWDRLHPRLTRRAAWIDHSAELPVIEGTVIRLKVGHLPSGGDPKPVWLWWSRTGATAADVDRCWQAFLRRFDVEHTFRFWKQTLGWTRPKLRSPEAADRWTWLLVAAHTQLNLARPLAQDLRHPWEKPTPPERLTPARVRRGFRNIRTATGSPAGAPKPARPGPGRPPGSKNRHPAARHNVGRVLVTGQPYQRPAHHEVGTKPRRTG